The Takifugu rubripes chromosome 3, fTakRub1.2, whole genome shotgun sequence genome contains a region encoding:
- the bcas1 gene encoding breast carcinoma-amplified sequence 1 isoform X4 — translation MGNEQSVSEEPTQTEKIPETHENGSVNGLSAGVLAPASEISVTVEPTVEKNGGPLLLSLAVEPNGIGQVTDGGDGEHEGEHRGEHEEEHVDAAVVNEAIEKVVEEVKKSKEEKVSRFGKLFKMKPHVKNVPKEESPGESPAGASTPEEEPQQESSSSGDDTTSLRTLAGERTGSKLVMMEPEEEEEEEALSQSVVATEEPTENQRIPAEEELFMNDEYQNIFFSGGMDMDEGVPETEDDIVASLTSTDQEEVSVPLMSADSRGGPGLTRPGRSECIPVITRAEAGSAAAKADPVNTPEAAIEAFFQLLGDFAFPEPAVDAEILLEDEAVVAATSEATSEKLKLPTAERRRGEGPGTVGGEAADAWVEEPEGAEAQSFVEGHFERDFETIEDTASGDARRHVTSEQEAPDLSRDSKVIKSSGQCARTVTVIDSNL, via the exons ATGGGAAATGAGCAATCTGTGAGCGAAGAGCCGACGCAG ACAGAGAAAATTCCCGAGACGCACGAAAACGGCTCCGTGAACGGCCTGTCCGCAGGCGTCCTGGCTCCTGCTTCCGAGATCAGCG TCACCGTTGAGCCCACAGTTGAGAAAAATGGCGGCCCGCTTTTGTTGAGCCTCGCCGTAGAACCAAACGGGATCGGTCAGGTGACAGATGGAGGAGACGGAGAACATGAAGGAGAACacagaggagaacatgaggaagaACACGTCGACGCTGCAGTCGTTAACGAGGCCATTGAGAAGGTGGTtgaagaggtgaagaagagcaaagaagaaaaagtcaGTCGCTTCGGCAAGCTTTTCAAAATGAAGCCTCACGTGAAGAACGTTCCTAAAGAGGAGAGCCCAGGTGAGAGTCCGGCAGGTGCCAGCACTCCTGAAGAGGAACCGCAGCAG GAGTCGAGCTCGAGTGGAGACGATACGACATCACTGCGAACGCTCGCTGGAGAGAGAACAGGCAGCAAGCTGGTCATGATGGagcctgaagaagaagaagaagaagaagccctcAGTCAGTCTGTTGTTGCTACTGAGGAACCCACAGAGAACCAGAGAATCCCTGCTGAGGAAGAGCTGTTCATGAACGATGAGTACCAGAACATTTTCTTCagtggagggatggacatggatgaaGGGGTGCCTGAGACTGAAGATGACATAGTTGCTTCACTGACAAGCACAGACCAGGAAGAGGTTTCTGTCCCTCTCATGAGCGCTGACTCCAGAGGTGGGCCTGGCCTGACCCGGCCCGGGAGAAGCGAGTGCATTCCTGTCATCACCAGAGCAGAAGCCGGTTCTGCCGCTGCTAAAGCGGATCCCGTCAACACCCCCGAAGCAGCGATTGAAGCCTTCTTTCAGCTCTTAGGCGACTTTGCTTTTCCAGAACCTGCCGTGGATGCCGAGATCCTGTTGGAAGACGAGGCCGTCGTGGCGGCGACCTCTGAGGCGACCTCCGAGAAGTTAAAGCTTCCAACTGCAGAGAGGAGGCGCGGAGAAGGTCCCGGGACAGTGGGCGGAGAGGCTGCCGACGCTTGGGTGGAGGAACCCGAAGGAGCAGAGGCCCAGAGCTTCGTCGAAGGGCATTTTGAAAGAGATTTTGAAACAATCGAAGATACGGCTTCAGGCGACGCACGCCGTCATGTGACCTCCGAGCAGGAAGCGCCAGACCTGTCACGTGACTCAAAAGTCATCAAGTCATCGGGTCAATGTGCCAGAACTGTGACTGTTATTGATTCTAATCTTTAA
- the bcas1 gene encoding breast carcinoma-amplified sequence 1 isoform X1, which translates to MGNEQSVSEEPTQTEKIPETHENGSVNGLSAGVLAPASEISVTVEPTVEKNGGPLLLSLAVEPNGIGQVTDGGDGEHEGEHRGEHEEEHVDAAVVNEAIEKVVEEVKKSKEEKVSRFGKLFKMKPHVKNVPKEESPGESPAGASTPEEEPQQDTTHLIPEAQPPPEPDSASVEPSPEEEGAPETDDGNTQPEQIQEEDDPEKNSVMNFFKTLVTPTKTAKKSSAAPDAAKDQSENENQPAETATVAQVSEPPAAPKGMSVPPPPPPEPPKMETKGETSAKPAKTTPKEEPVKEPEASKGKSAKEAFGKFFRSKKDKELPQPEAVVEVQPVVEVQETPVVEAEAVVEIQPTVEEEPQPVAEEEKVDPSKTGTLEAAPKPEPPPPAQEKKPASKSGFMSIFKSKAADPKKASPAPPAAAEPAPAVKTKEEPKPAAKPSETPADNKAAVTAAQAGEDAPSGPKKLEKRNSIQLFFKIRSQKRNSTDAGIQTEPLAGSAAAEKSK; encoded by the exons ATGGGAAATGAGCAATCTGTGAGCGAAGAGCCGACGCAG ACAGAGAAAATTCCCGAGACGCACGAAAACGGCTCCGTGAACGGCCTGTCCGCAGGCGTCCTGGCTCCTGCTTCCGAGATCAGCG TCACCGTTGAGCCCACAGTTGAGAAAAATGGCGGCCCGCTTTTGTTGAGCCTCGCCGTAGAACCAAACGGGATCGGTCAGGTGACAGATGGAGGAGACGGAGAACATGAAGGAGAACacagaggagaacatgaggaagaACACGTCGACGCTGCAGTCGTTAACGAGGCCATTGAGAAGGTGGTtgaagaggtgaagaagagcaaagaagaaaaagtcaGTCGCTTCGGCAAGCTTTTCAAAATGAAGCCTCACGTGAAGAACGTTCCTAAAGAGGAGAGCCCAGGTGAGAGTCCGGCAGGTGCCAGCACTCCTGAAGAGGAACCGCAGCAG GACACCACCCACCTGATACCAGAAGCCCAACCGCCACCGGAGCCGGACAGCGCCAGCGTAGAGCCCAgtccagaggaggaaggagctcCCGAGACCGACGACGGCAACACCCAACCTGAGCAAATCCAAGAGGAGGACGACCCCGAAAAGAACTCAGTCATGAACTTCTTCAAAACTCTG GTGACTCCCACCAAAACCGCCAAGAAGAGTTCAGCTGCTCCTGACGCCGCCAAAGATCAG TCCGAGAATGAGAATCAACCGGCAGAAACCGCTACT GTGGCACAGGTATCGGAGCCCCCCGCAGCACCCAAAGGGATGTCCGTCCCACCGCCGCCTCCTCCAGAACCCCCCAAAATGGAAACCAAAGGAGAGACATCTGCCAAGCCTGCAAAAACAACTCCAAAAGAAGAACCAGTAAAGGAGCCTGAGGCCTCAAAAGGGAAATCAGCCAAAGAGGCTTTTGGCAAGTTCTTCCGTTCAAAG AAAGACAAGGAGCTCCCACAGCCAGAAGCTGTAGTTGAAGTACAACCAGTTGTAGAAGTGCAG GAGACACCAGTGGTGGAGGCAGAAGCAGTTGTAGAGATCCAG CCGACGGTGGAAGAAGAACCACAGCCAGTGGCAGAAGAGGAG AAGGTGGATCCTTCAAAAACGGGCACCTTGGAGGCCGCGCCCAAGCCTGAACCGCCACCGCCCGCCCAGGAGAAGAAACCTGCCTCCAAGTCAGGATTCATGTCCATCTTCAAGTCCAAA GCTGCCGATCCAAAGAAGGCCAGCCCAGCCCCCCCTGCCGCAGCTGAACCAGCCCCGGCTGTAAAAACCAAAGAGGAGCCGAAACCAGCAGCCAAGCCCTCAGAAACCCCTGCTGACAACAAAGCAGCTGTGACGGCTGCTCAGGCCGGGGAAGATGCTCCCAGCGGCCCCAAGAAACTGGAGAAGAGGAACTCCATCCAGCTCTTCTTCAAAATTCGG AGTCAGAAGCGCAACTCCACAGATGCTGGCATCCAAACGGAACCACTCgctggttctgcagcagctgagaagTCCAAATGA
- the pfdn4 gene encoding prefoldin subunit 4 → MAAPPKGRVAVEDVHVTYEDQQRINNFATNMRRMTELKNELEAKKKSLQNLQDASDDLMMLDDDALMVPYQIGEVFISHTQEETQELLEAAKEALEQEARSIELRVSDIQQVLGDLKVHLYAKFGDNINLEADES, encoded by the exons ATGGCGGCTCCACCGAAGGGACGAGTA GCTGTTGAAGATGTGCACGTCACATATGAAGACCAGCAGAGGATCAACAATTTCGCCACCAACATGAGGCGGATGACTGAGCTGAAAAATGAACTGGAAGCTAAGAAA AAATCTCTGCAGAATTTGCAGGACGCCAGCGATGACCTAATGATGCTCGATGACGATGCTCTGATGGTCCCATATCAAATCGGTGAAGTGTTCATCAGTCACACCCAGGAGGAAACAcaagagctgctggaggctgcaaAG GAAGccctggagcaggaggccagatCCATCGAGCTGCGAGTGTCGGACATCCAGCAGGTTCTGGGTGACCTGAAGGTGCATCTTTACGCCAAGTTTGGGGACAACATAAACCTGGAGGCCGACGAGAGCTGA
- the bcas1 gene encoding breast carcinoma-amplified sequence 1 isoform X2: MGNEQSVSEEPTQTEKIPETHENGSVNGLSAGVLAPASEISVTVEPTVEKNGGPLLLSLAVEPNGIGQVTDGGDGEHEGEHRGEHEEEHVDAAVVNEAIEKVVEEVKKSKEEKVSRFGKLFKMKPHVKNVPKEESPGESPAGASTPEEEPQQDTTHLIPEAQPPPEPDSASVEPSPEEEGAPETDDGNTQPEQIQEEDDPEKNSVMNFFKTLVTPTKTAKKSSAAPDAAKDQVAQVSEPPAAPKGMSVPPPPPPEPPKMETKGETSAKPAKTTPKEEPVKEPEASKGKSAKEAFGKFFRSKKDKELPQPEAVVEVQPVVEVQETPVVEAEAVVEIQPTVEEEPQPVAEEEKVDPSKTGTLEAAPKPEPPPPAQEKKPASKSGFMSIFKSKAADPKKASPAPPAAAEPAPAVKTKEEPKPAAKPSETPADNKAAVTAAQAGEDAPSGPKKLEKRNSIQLFFKIRSQKRNSTDAGIQTEPLAGSAAAEKSK, from the exons ATGGGAAATGAGCAATCTGTGAGCGAAGAGCCGACGCAG ACAGAGAAAATTCCCGAGACGCACGAAAACGGCTCCGTGAACGGCCTGTCCGCAGGCGTCCTGGCTCCTGCTTCCGAGATCAGCG TCACCGTTGAGCCCACAGTTGAGAAAAATGGCGGCCCGCTTTTGTTGAGCCTCGCCGTAGAACCAAACGGGATCGGTCAGGTGACAGATGGAGGAGACGGAGAACATGAAGGAGAACacagaggagaacatgaggaagaACACGTCGACGCTGCAGTCGTTAACGAGGCCATTGAGAAGGTGGTtgaagaggtgaagaagagcaaagaagaaaaagtcaGTCGCTTCGGCAAGCTTTTCAAAATGAAGCCTCACGTGAAGAACGTTCCTAAAGAGGAGAGCCCAGGTGAGAGTCCGGCAGGTGCCAGCACTCCTGAAGAGGAACCGCAGCAG GACACCACCCACCTGATACCAGAAGCCCAACCGCCACCGGAGCCGGACAGCGCCAGCGTAGAGCCCAgtccagaggaggaaggagctcCCGAGACCGACGACGGCAACACCCAACCTGAGCAAATCCAAGAGGAGGACGACCCCGAAAAGAACTCAGTCATGAACTTCTTCAAAACTCTG GTGACTCCCACCAAAACCGCCAAGAAGAGTTCAGCTGCTCCTGACGCCGCCAAAGATCAG GTGGCACAGGTATCGGAGCCCCCCGCAGCACCCAAAGGGATGTCCGTCCCACCGCCGCCTCCTCCAGAACCCCCCAAAATGGAAACCAAAGGAGAGACATCTGCCAAGCCTGCAAAAACAACTCCAAAAGAAGAACCAGTAAAGGAGCCTGAGGCCTCAAAAGGGAAATCAGCCAAAGAGGCTTTTGGCAAGTTCTTCCGTTCAAAG AAAGACAAGGAGCTCCCACAGCCAGAAGCTGTAGTTGAAGTACAACCAGTTGTAGAAGTGCAG GAGACACCAGTGGTGGAGGCAGAAGCAGTTGTAGAGATCCAG CCGACGGTGGAAGAAGAACCACAGCCAGTGGCAGAAGAGGAG AAGGTGGATCCTTCAAAAACGGGCACCTTGGAGGCCGCGCCCAAGCCTGAACCGCCACCGCCCGCCCAGGAGAAGAAACCTGCCTCCAAGTCAGGATTCATGTCCATCTTCAAGTCCAAA GCTGCCGATCCAAAGAAGGCCAGCCCAGCCCCCCCTGCCGCAGCTGAACCAGCCCCGGCTGTAAAAACCAAAGAGGAGCCGAAACCAGCAGCCAAGCCCTCAGAAACCCCTGCTGACAACAAAGCAGCTGTGACGGCTGCTCAGGCCGGGGAAGATGCTCCCAGCGGCCCCAAGAAACTGGAGAAGAGGAACTCCATCCAGCTCTTCTTCAAAATTCGG AGTCAGAAGCGCAACTCCACAGATGCTGGCATCCAAACGGAACCACTCgctggttctgcagcagctgagaagTCCAAATGA
- the LOC105418616 gene encoding N-acetyltransferase family 8 member 3: protein MALKDSCQFSIREYRPSDKSAVVWLLQDGILEHVYPAFFKAMSHPDHVGITLSISMAGYVLGGSSYLQALLFGGAWAGLIYYCCQEIYQGFLTRRLEADMADIQATYLEKPGNGLWVAEAEVRGQAKVVGMVAVLGKEADQDEGQRVGDCNGGVVGGARGPEFDPGAGNGCYGEVSHMAVGFGWRRRSVGSQLAQRALEFCKERGYAHLALNLSSPQTAAAALTRKLGFVQTASHTHTHANRWFSKLARITAVRMEKITS from the exons ATGGCCCTCAAAGATTCCT GTCAGTTTTCCATCAGGGAATATCGACCCTCGGATAAGAGCGCGGTCGTTTGGCTCCTTCAGGATGGAATCCTCGAGCATGTGTATCCGGCCTTCTTCAAGGCCATGAGCCACCCAGACCACGTCGGCATCACTCTGAGCATTTCCATGGCGGGTTACGTGCTGGGAGGCAGCTCCTACCTGCAGGCGCTGCTGTTCGGCGGCGCCTGGGCCGGCCTGATCTATTACTGCTGTCAGGAGATCTACCAGGGCTTCCTGACCAGGAGGCTGGAGGCAGACATGGCCGACATCCAGGCCACCTACCTGGAGAAGCCCGGCAACGGTCTGTGGGTGGCTGAGGCGGAGGTCAGAGGCCAGGCCAAGGTGGTGGGGATGGTGGCCGTGCTGGGGAAAGAGGCGGACCAGGATGAAGGCCAGAGGGTGGGCGACTGCAACGGCGGCGTTGTGGGAGGAGCAAGAGGCCCAGAGTTTGACCCAGGTGCTGGAAACGGGTGTTACGGCGAGGTGTCCCACATGGCTGTGGGGTTTGGGTGGCGCCGCAGATCTGTGGGCTCGCAGCTCGCCCAGAGGGCCCTGGAGTTCTGCAAGGAGCGGGGATACGCCCACCTCGCCCTGAATCTCAGCTCGCCACAGACTGCAGCCGCCGCTCTGACCCGCAAACTGGGCTTCGTCCAGACGGCctcgcacactcacacacacgccaacCGCTGGTTCTCCAAACTGGCCAGAATAACCGCGGTGCGCATGGAGAAGATCACTTCATGA
- the bcas1 gene encoding breast carcinoma-amplified sequence 1 isoform X3: protein MGNEQSVSEEPTQTEKIPETHENGSVNGLSAGVLAPASEISVTVEPTVEKNGGPLLLSLAVEPNGIGQVTDGGDGEHEGEHRGEHEEEHVDAAVVNEAIEKVVEEVKKSKEEKVSRFGKLFKMKPHVKNVPKEESPGESPAGASTPEEEPQQDTTHLIPEAQPPPEPDSASVEPSPEEEGAPETDDGNTQPEQIQEEDDPEKNSVMNFFKTLVTPTKTAKKSSAAPDAAKDQSENENQPAETATVAQVSEPPAAPKGMSVPPPPPPEPPKMETKGETSAKPAKTTPKEEPVKEPEASKGKSAKEAFGKFFRSKKVDPSKTGTLEAAPKPEPPPPAQEKKPASKSGFMSIFKSKAADPKKASPAPPAAAEPAPAVKTKEEPKPAAKPSETPADNKAAVTAAQAGEDAPSGPKKLEKRNSIQLFFKIRSQKRNSTDAGIQTEPLAGSAAAEKSK, encoded by the exons ATGGGAAATGAGCAATCTGTGAGCGAAGAGCCGACGCAG ACAGAGAAAATTCCCGAGACGCACGAAAACGGCTCCGTGAACGGCCTGTCCGCAGGCGTCCTGGCTCCTGCTTCCGAGATCAGCG TCACCGTTGAGCCCACAGTTGAGAAAAATGGCGGCCCGCTTTTGTTGAGCCTCGCCGTAGAACCAAACGGGATCGGTCAGGTGACAGATGGAGGAGACGGAGAACATGAAGGAGAACacagaggagaacatgaggaagaACACGTCGACGCTGCAGTCGTTAACGAGGCCATTGAGAAGGTGGTtgaagaggtgaagaagagcaaagaagaaaaagtcaGTCGCTTCGGCAAGCTTTTCAAAATGAAGCCTCACGTGAAGAACGTTCCTAAAGAGGAGAGCCCAGGTGAGAGTCCGGCAGGTGCCAGCACTCCTGAAGAGGAACCGCAGCAG GACACCACCCACCTGATACCAGAAGCCCAACCGCCACCGGAGCCGGACAGCGCCAGCGTAGAGCCCAgtccagaggaggaaggagctcCCGAGACCGACGACGGCAACACCCAACCTGAGCAAATCCAAGAGGAGGACGACCCCGAAAAGAACTCAGTCATGAACTTCTTCAAAACTCTG GTGACTCCCACCAAAACCGCCAAGAAGAGTTCAGCTGCTCCTGACGCCGCCAAAGATCAG TCCGAGAATGAGAATCAACCGGCAGAAACCGCTACT GTGGCACAGGTATCGGAGCCCCCCGCAGCACCCAAAGGGATGTCCGTCCCACCGCCGCCTCCTCCAGAACCCCCCAAAATGGAAACCAAAGGAGAGACATCTGCCAAGCCTGCAAAAACAACTCCAAAAGAAGAACCAGTAAAGGAGCCTGAGGCCTCAAAAGGGAAATCAGCCAAAGAGGCTTTTGGCAAGTTCTTCCGTTCAAAG AAGGTGGATCCTTCAAAAACGGGCACCTTGGAGGCCGCGCCCAAGCCTGAACCGCCACCGCCCGCCCAGGAGAAGAAACCTGCCTCCAAGTCAGGATTCATGTCCATCTTCAAGTCCAAA GCTGCCGATCCAAAGAAGGCCAGCCCAGCCCCCCCTGCCGCAGCTGAACCAGCCCCGGCTGTAAAAACCAAAGAGGAGCCGAAACCAGCAGCCAAGCCCTCAGAAACCCCTGCTGACAACAAAGCAGCTGTGACGGCTGCTCAGGCCGGGGAAGATGCTCCCAGCGGCCCCAAGAAACTGGAGAAGAGGAACTCCATCCAGCTCTTCTTCAAAATTCGG AGTCAGAAGCGCAACTCCACAGATGCTGGCATCCAAACGGAACCACTCgctggttctgcagcagctgagaagTCCAAATGA